The Pelagibacterium halotolerans B2 nucleotide sequence CTGGCTGTTGACAAAGATGGCGTCGGCAAACCGATACGAAAGGCGCTTGATCCTTTCACTGATTTTTCTGACCAGCGAAGTTTCTATGTCTGCTCCACTGGGGTCGTTACTAAGCCGAACAAACGTCGGTATTGAGAACATTTTAGCTATCAAAGCAATGCTGCCAAACTGGAACGATATGACCGCATCGGGCCGGTTGCGAATTAGCAAGCCCAGGTAGCCAAACAGAAGTCTCGCGTAACCGCGCAATACGCCCTTGGCAAAACAATCAGGCACGGAATAGACAATCACCTCATGGCCTTCCAGCCATAGACGCCATATGGCGAAATTCCGTTCTATTCCCCCGCGCTTAGGGCAGGGAAAGAAAATCAATATTTTCATATTGTTCCCACACATTGGCGGCGAGGCGCGGATGCTCCCGGGCCGGTACTGCGACTGAACGCCTTAAGGATTCAACTATCGCACTGGTCTCCGCCCGGACCCATGTCCGTTCGGCAGAACCGGCTTCTGGCCAAGTTTGACTGAATTGCGAAGCCTTGGGCGCGAACACGAAGGTCGCCGGAAATTCGACAGGCGACACGCGCCACAATCTCCAGATTGCCTCGCACACGCCGGCGGGGTCACCCGCAAAATCATCGTAACGTAAAAATGCCACAGGATGGATACGACTGATTCGACCCCAATGAGCGACATGCTCCAAATAGGCCCGCTCTCCTTCAGCAATGGAGCATCCCCGCCGCATCCAACTGGCAATCTGCTGTTCCGGGGACTTAACAAGAATAACTATCGCACCGGACAGAGAAGGCAAAAGACCAGGTACATACTTGGTGACATCGTGGCGCCGAAGTATACGAAACAGGTTAGACCGGGCCCAACTGCTTACGCCCTTGTGGACCACGTTGCCGGCCGTAGGCAGGGCTGAAAGGTTTTTCGACGCGCGACTTAGAGCGGGTATTCGAGCTATCGACCCGAACTCCAATAGGAGCTTGTTTATCAAGCCATGCCGTCCCCGACCAACATAGTCATTAAGCTCGATTTGGGGACAGAGCAATTCGGGATGACTGGCGAGTAACGTCCAAAGCAGGTGTGTTCCGCCGCGTGAAAATCCCAAAACCAATTTCATAGGCGAACTTCACGCGTCCCTTTCCCAGCGAACCGGAAAAGAGTGCCAAAAAGCGATCTCCATACAGCAGGCAACGAGAACTCCTGAAGCGGCGCCGAGGGATTTGCTCTCACTCGATTCCCTCTAAGAATGTGGATTTTGTGAGCGCTGGCTTCGACCCCAGTGCCAACTTCTGCATTGATCGAGCGCGCTGCGGCCTCCAGGTCTCCATTGCTCATCACCAGAAAGCCTTGCCCCCCCGATGCAATGATTAGCCTGACGTTGGTCACCACCCACTCGAGAAATTGTGCCACAAACAGGCCTCGAAGATACAGTCGGACGGATGAGAATATGAACTGCGGGTCGTCGAAAATTCTGCCGAACTTTCGACGACCCTCTCTATCGCGAGAGCGTAAGACAGCGCCCCGCCACTCCGAAAACCGCCTAATCACAACCACGGGAACCACGCGAGTCAGGATCGCCTCTTTTGACACCACCCTCCGCAAATTTTTCAGGTGCCCGATATCTTTGCTGGAGTCTACGAGGCAGGTTCCCCGACTGCTGTTAAGCAATAGGGACAATCTCTTTTCCACGGGACAATTTGAAAATTGGCCCCAAAATTCGCAATGCGCCATCGTATTGCCACAGGTGCACAGAGCTCCGTCCAGTGCAAGCATTTCCCCGCCCTTTGGGAAGAGAGTACGTCTAACCTCGCCGAGCGAGATACCACCAACCGCGCCCGCGATCTTCAGGTCTGCTATGGTCGACCTGGCGTGATCAAGAGAGAGGATCGCAACGTACATATCACCGCTCAAACACAGCCATCACTGCTCTAACGTTCATATACCTCCAACTGGGCACAACTGCCGATCGCGGTCCGGAAAACTTGATCTGCTGTATGTTTTTAACTGAGACTCCGTTTCGCTCAGCAACATCGGCATAGAATTTTAATATTCCAGGCACATCCGGCAACCATCTGTGCCTGTCAACTAACCCATACGGATCGAATTTATACTTGAGACCGAAATTTCCATTGGAAAAATAGCTTCGCAACTGCACGATTGAATAAGTGTTAGGCAACGTAATAATCGTATACTTTTTTGACAAACGTACCAGCTTATCGACAAATTCGCCCGCTTGATCTACATGCTCTATTACGTCAAGTGCCGTCACCAGGTCATAGTCCCGGTCAAACTGCATTTGCAGGAAGTCACCGACATACTTAACCGTATTAGTGCTATTCTGGAACAGGTCCGCTCCTTCATAAAGGACCTCAGGGGACAGCCCGCTCGCCAAGGCAGCATCCCTGCACCCAACGTCCAAAACAGATTGAATGCCAGGAAGCTTGGCTACCTGTGAAAGGCAAGTCTCTATGCGGAAGTTCACGATAATTGCCTCTATGTCGGCCCAAGATAGAGAGACAGCTAGAAAAATCCGTGCGACTTTGCAAGCCACTTCCGCCCGGCGAGGCGCACGGTGCGCTGCTGCAGCAGCGCATTCAACGCGGACCGGCACCGATGACCGTGGCGTCCAGTCGCATGAAGCGCCAAGCGTGATAGCTCAAATATGCGTTAAAGCTTGCCAGCGAAACTGCTGTCGCAACTGCAGCACCCGCCCCGCCCATGGTTGGGATGAGCAGCATATTCAAGACGATGTTGGCCGCGGCCGTTACTGTTAGAGTCCGCACTGCCACCCTCTCGTGACCCGTCATATTGATCAAGAGACCAATTGATCCGGTCAGCGCATTAACCAACTGCCCGGCACATAATATAACAAGCGCAGAATGCGACCCGAGATACTCGCGACCGAACAACATAGTGAGTATTGTTTCGCCAAAGAAAAACATGCCCAGAACGGTTGGGACGCCCACCGCGGCCACGATCCGAGCGCCCCACGTTAACATTCGCTGCAATTCTGTTCGCTGCCCCGTGTGATACAAGCGGGAAATCTGGGGGGCCAGCAAAGCACTTACAGCCGACAGGGCAAACGCTACGAGGGTCGACAGTTGAAGCGCGACCCTATACAGGCCCGCCTCCTGCGTGTCCGCGAGCAAACCCAGCATCAATAGGTCGATGCGTGTGTTAATTAGGGTGATCCCGCCGAGCAGCGCAAAGGGAACGACGGCCTTGGCCCATTCGCGAGTCTCAAAGCTCGGCGTGGCGACCACAGTTTCCTGGCGAACCGCACTCTTGGCAAGAACCCCGGCCATCCAGGCAGCAGCAGTGGTAGCAACAGCATATGCCGCTACAGCCCCGACGGCGCTAAGCTGGCCGACAACACCGACAACTCCTACAAGCATCAGGTTTACAGGCGATCGAACCAACATCTCTGGAACTTGGGCGCTGATCGGACGATGGAGTCCGCGCGCTATGGCTTCACTCAGCCTGAGCAAGGCAAATACTGGCACTAGAACCAACGCCAACAGATAGGCCTCGCCTCCAGGAATATCCAACAGTAACAGTGTCGTGCCTGCCGCGGCACAGACCACCAGGGAGAGCAGCACAACGGCTTGCCGCGCTCGTCGTATGATGCCCCTAAGATAATTCCACTGCGCTCGCGCATGGTACAGAGCGACCTCCCGCACGAGCAACTTGGGAATTCCAACATGCGCGGGAAAACCGAGCAATAGAGCTACGGACAATGCGAGAGCGTAGATGCCGTAGTCGGCGGGCCCCAATTGGCGGGCAAGTATCACGTTGACCGCAAGTGCCATTATCGTACTGAACGCTTTTAGCGCCAGGCTGAGCATACTATTTTTAAGGAGGAGCCTAAGCCCGCCGCCGGAAATGTGCACGTATTCCTCTTTGGGAAAGTGACGGGGTTGAAAAGTACGGCTATGTGCGAGCGACTAAGGCCATATTGCGGGCCGACACGCTGCCAGCATGTAACGAGCGCTGGCCCAATGGCAGGGAAGTCAATGCCAGACCGATAAGAAGCATTGTCGCTGGATGCACAAAAGCACTGTTAAAAGCGTTAGACAGGCCCGCGATCACAAGCAAGAAAATCATCGGCACCGAGGCGCGCCAGCCGAGTCTTTTAGCATGAACACATACCGCAATTGCCAATATGGACAGGGCAACCGTGATACCAATGAAGCCATATTGCGCCAGCCACTCCAAGTATCCGTTTTCTGCGCCCTCTCCCAGCGCGCTCCGCACGCCACCGCCTCCCGTCCCCATCCAGGGATTCGCAAGGTAAAGTTCGAAAGTCTCGCGCCATTTCTCCACCCGAGGATCCAGGCTCGACCCAAGCTTTCGCCCAATGCTCCAAATCTGACCAGCCAACAGCGCGGGAGCAGTCGCAACCAGCGCCAATCCCGATACACCAGCCAAGCTCAGCAACACCAACAGAACGCCGGGCCTTGAAATCGTAACGCCCACCAAGAACGTTCCCGCAATTGCCCAATTTCCTCGACTGCTGCTCAGGAGCGCAACAGCCAAGATTAAAAGAAGGGACAAGATCGCGCCCCGCCCCTTCAGGCTGAACCCGTATGCCAGAACAAAACTCGCGATAAAAGGCATTAACACGACGTTTGGATTTTGGGACAAACCCTGAAATGCAAATATGCTGCCGTGAGTGATTCTAAAGAGGTACCCTCCCTGATTCCAATACAAAGGGTCTTGGATCAGCCGATCCCCCAACAGACTAACCTGTATAAAATAGCTAAAAACCAAGGCAGCGCCAAAAAGCAGGCCGACTTGCCCAATTTTCCTTAGAACGTTACTTGCCGAAGGCGCATTGCCAAAGAAAGTCACGATGACCATCATATTAGAAAATGCAATAATATTATATGAAACTACGTCAAATATATCCTCTGCGAGAAGAGACGAAACAATAAAAAAGCAAGCTATCACCGCAACCGCGACAAGCTTACCGTCATGCGGGCGCTTGAATAGGTCCAGTACAGAAATTGCCAAAATCAAAATGGCACATATATTTACTATGGAGAGCTTTATCCAACCTAAATCGAAATGAGAAACGCCTGACATAAATCCGCTCAACAGGCAGAGGCCCGCGAGAGCTGCAGTAACCTTCTGCGTATATGTCATAAAGATCTCAAGTATGAACTAACATACCCTCGGATTTCGGAGTTCTGAACGCAATGTTTGGCGACAAAGTCCCTGTCTGGACGAACTCTGAATGTTTTTCGCAACTTGCAGAGAGCCTCAACAACACTTGCATCATTTTGCTTTGAAAACTCCACAGTATTGTCATATCCTGCCAATATTTCCCTACTACCACCGGGGCAATGCGCTGCAAGAATTGGTATTCCCGCTGCTCGTGCCTCCACCAGCATGTTTGGGTACCCCTCAAACTTGGAACAAAACAGCAAGGCGATCTTTTCAGACGCCATGTATTGGAGGGGGTCCTGTAGGAAGTTGCGCTGGAACGGCAGATCAGTCCGTCCGCAAAACGCAAGAAAGTCCCATCCGCTTTTGCGACACAGGCCGTCAAATTTCAGAAGGAATTCTGTATCCTTTTGCTCATCCCATCGTCCGATAAACACGACTCGCTCGGGCTCGTATAGCCGATCTCCAATATCAGGTAATACGTCGTGCTCGTTGTCGAACCTGGGGTTTTGAACGACCTTTACATCTCGCTTGCCTGAAAAAGGATATTGATTTCGAATATACTCTGAATTGACCACAACATGCCGCATTGAGCGGATCTGGGCTGCGGCTATTAGCGATCGAACGGCCCCTTTTAGCCCATAACCATTGTATTGTTCGAACGCATTTCTCTCTGCGAGAATGACATTCTTTGCAAATCGAAGGTTGAGCATTTGCCCAGCTATCAGCCGCGGCAGGAGGTAGGACTGGCAAACGAAAGTGATGTCAAAATTCCAGGAGAACGAGATCATCTTCCTGAACAGCGCAAAACTATCGCGCCCAACACTTACCCATGAGATTTCTTGTGGAACGTCGGCGGGTTTTTCGATGCCGTGCGTAGTAGCAAAAGTGATGGAGTGACCGTCCAACAACAATGCTTTTGCCCATTGGATATTCGTGCGCTCTACTCCGCCGACCTGCCAAGCCGGATGTATGAACAGGATCGACGCCATCTAGGAGTCCGAATGCGCTGTGCTGTACAATTTCGTGAATATCGGAGCCGGCAGAGTCTTTGCTGCTATCGCCGCCACAGCCCCCAAGCACACTAATATCCTCTCGATTCCCCTCGCGCTATTGAGCAGATGATACCTAAATCTTATCTCGCTCTTAATCGCAGCGGCCCCTCTCTTCTTCGACGACTTTCGCCTGGAAATGCGGTACTTAATGGCTACATCCCTGTGCCAGGCGAAGCGCGCACCAGCTCTTAGAAGTTCCCCGAACAGTACAGTGTCTTCCCCAAGCACAAGATCCTCACGGAATTGATGGTGACGCAGCAATGACGTTCTTACGACTGCCGTTGGAAGAAACGCGTTTGTCCGAAACCAGAATCGGTTTCGTCCACCTTTGGGAACTCGGGTACCCTTATAGCGTCCAAGCTCGTCAATGACCTCGTAGCCAAAGATCAACACATCCGGCAGGCCGTGTTGCAGGCCTTTAACAATAAGTTCTCTTCGATGAGGCAGGGCGATATCGTCCGCATCCTGGAAAATCGTGTATGCGGAGGCCAAACGCGGGAGCGCTGCGTTCCGCCAGGCCGCCGCACTCCTGGTTTGAGGCGGATCAAGCCGAACGAAACGACTGTCGTGAACGTCAAGTTGCTTCCACGACTCCGGCCCACAGACCACGACACAGGTGTCAGATGGTCCCATGGTGGCAAGGACCGATTCCAAACATTGCCTGACCACTGGCAGAGCTTCAGCGTCGCCTATCGGCACCAACCAGTCAAACTGCAGCTCATCCATGCCTGAAGGGGAATCCCAAACTTTGGCTCATTTGAACGTCTAAATATTGCCCGGGTTGTCGCACTGTCAACGGCGGAGGGAAAGTCGGCCATAGGACGCCAAAAAACCGGGCCGCCGACGCTGGAAGTTGGAACGCCGGAACGGAGCAGCCCGACGAGGGTGTCCCGTCGTCGGCCGCGATTCCAGCGGCGCGCAATGGCGGTTTTTCGTTCCAGGCCCTGCGCAAAGATGAAACGGATCCATGCACGGCACAAACACTCCCGACTCTGTAGCGTTGTGCTGTGACGGAAACCCACTTATGCTTCTGTTTTCCCTGCAATTTCAATGAATTGCGATCTGGCGGAGAGGGAGGGATTCGAACCCTCGGAACGCTTGCGCGCTCAACGGTTTTCGAGACCGCCCCGTTCGACCACTCCGGCACCTCTCCGTCTTGGTGTCGCGGCAAAGGTTCGCCGCTCGGGTCGTTGGGTGGGCGCTATATGACATAGGGTTGATTGGCCCGCAACACCTTGTTTGGAAATGTCGCCAACCCTGATAATCAACGGACCATGAACCGGGTCGATGTTTCTCTTTTCGCATACGGCACGTTGCGCGACCGGGAAATCCTCGAGGGCGTGCTCGGCCGCGCCGTGCCTGCCGCCCATCTGCGTGACGCCCGGGCCGACGGATGGCGCACCGTATATTATCCTCAAAGACTCTACCCGGCGCTGGTCGGCGGCGGGAGCAAAGCCTGCGGGACCCTGATCTCCGGGCTGGATGGGACCGACATCGCCCGCCTCGACGAATTTGAAGGCGATGAATACCGGCTCGGCCCGATCGCGGTCACCACCGAGGATGGAACCCTCATGGCGCAGACCTATTTTCCGACAGGGGAAATCGGCCCAAACGCACCGCTATGGTCGTTCGAAACCTGGACCCGCCTTCACAAGCCGGCGACAATCGCGCGTTACAGGGCGGAAAACTTTCAATAAATGTACGAAAAAGGGAGACAGCAATGACGCAGCGCGACACATACGAGACCGCCAAGGGGCCGCTCGCCATCACACCGATCCACCACGCAACCTTTGTCATGGAGTGGGCCGGCGAGACAATCTATTGCGACCCGGTCGGCGATACGGCCCGCTTTGCCGGCTTTCCCGCACCCACCCTGGTCATTCTTACCCACCATCACGGCGATCACCTCGATCTCGAGACGCTAAACGCCGTCCTGGGCGACGACACCGAAATCATCGCCCCGAAAATCGTTTACGATCAGTTGCCCGAAAACCTCATCGCCCGCACGACACAGATGGCCAATGGCGAGCTGACCCGATGGCACGACATCCCCATCCGCGCCGTGGCGATGTACAACACCACCCCCGACCGTCAGAAATACCACGAAAAGGGCGTCGGGAACGGTTACCTCTTCGATTTCGCCGGCACGACCGTCTATCTTGCGTCCGACACCGAACCGACCCCGGAAATGGACGATCTGGGCAGGATCGATATCGCGTTCTTTCCCATGAACCTGCCCTATACAATGACCCCCGACCAGGTGGTGACCTGCATCGCCAAAACCGCGCCGCGCTACGTCTATCCCTTTCACTACCGTTTTCCCTTCGACAAGCCGGGCAACGAGCCCTCCGATCTGACCGCCCTGCTGGCTGAGGGCTCAAAGACCGAAATCGTCGAGCGCGACTGGTATTGAGGACCGCACAAACGCAGGCCGGGCCTTGACTCCGGGGCCATTTGCACTGATAAGCGGCACGCAATGCGCATGGGCCCTGCCCGTGCGCCATTTGTTTTGTTCAAATACGCTGCCACAGGCCGCCCGCCGGAACACTGTTCCGGCCAGCACAAAGACCGCGGAAACGGGCATTATCCGCGGCGCCGTAAGGTGCGAAAACCAAGGGAACCGGGTGTAGATCCGGTCGAAAGATATGTTTGCAGTCATCAAGACCGGTGGCAAGCAGTACAAGGTTGCTGCCAATGATCTGGTCCGAGTCGAAAAGCTCGCCGGTGAAGCCGGTGATGCGATCACCTTCGAAAACGTTCTGATGGTTGGCGCCGGTGCCGATGTCACCCTTGGCGCCCCGCTGGTCGATGGTGCGCTGGTTGCCGGTGAAGTGGTCGAACAGTTCCGCGACAAAAAGGTCATCGTCTTCAAAAAGAAGCGCCGCCAGGGTTACCGCCGCAAGAACGGTCACCGCCAGGAACTGACGCTGGTCCGCATCACCGAAATTCTGACCGGCGGCGCCAAGCCCTCGGGCAAGAAGGCCGCCGCGCCCAAAAAGGCTGCAAAGACCGAGGCTGCCAAGACCGAAGACAAGCCCGCAAAGGCAGAAGCCAAGCCTGCGAAGGCCGAAGCAGCGCCCGCGGCCGACTTCAAGGATGACGTCAAGCTCATTGGCGGCGTTGGCCCCGCGCTGGAAAAAAAGCTCGCCGCGGCGGGCATCACCAGCCTGACCCAGATCGCCAAGTGGACCAAGGCTGACGTCGCCAAGTTCGACGAAGAGCTCGACTTCAAGGGCCGTATCGAGCGCGACGAATGGGTCGACCAGGCCAAGGAACTGATCGCCGGCAAGCCCCCGCGCGCCAAGGCCGACCAGTAATCGCGACACAGACAAATTCGAGGATTTTGAACCATGGCACATAAGAAAGCAGGCGGCTCGTCCCGCAACGGTCGCGATACAGCCGGCCGCCGCCTCGGCGTCAAGAAGTTCGGCGGCGAAGCGGTAA carries:
- a CDS encoding class I SAM-dependent methyltransferase; protein product: MNFRIETCLSQVAKLPGIQSVLDVGCRDAALASGLSPEVLYEGADLFQNSTNTVKYVGDFLQMQFDRDYDLVTALDVIEHVDQAGEFVDKLVRLSKKYTIITLPNTYSIVQLRSYFSNGNFGLKYKFDPYGLVDRHRWLPDVPGILKFYADVAERNGVSVKNIQQIKFSGPRSAVVPSWRYMNVRAVMAVFER
- a CDS encoding oligosaccharide flippase family protein is translated as MHISGGGLRLLLKNSMLSLALKAFSTIMALAVNVILARQLGPADYGIYALALSVALLLGFPAHVGIPKLLVREVALYHARAQWNYLRGIIRRARQAVVLLSLVVCAAAGTTLLLLDIPGGEAYLLALVLVPVFALLRLSEAIARGLHRPISAQVPEMLVRSPVNLMLVGVVGVVGQLSAVGAVAAYAVATTAAAWMAGVLAKSAVRQETVVATPSFETREWAKAVVPFALLGGITLINTRIDLLMLGLLADTQEAGLYRVALQLSTLVAFALSAVSALLAPQISRLYHTGQRTELQRMLTWGARIVAAVGVPTVLGMFFFGETILTMLFGREYLGSHSALVILCAGQLVNALTGSIGLLINMTGHERVAVRTLTVTAAANIVLNMLLIPTMGGAGAAVATAVSLASFNAYLSYHAWRFMRLDATVIGAGPR
- a CDS encoding O-antigen ligase family protein, with amino-acid sequence MTYTQKVTAALAGLCLLSGFMSGVSHFDLGWIKLSIVNICAILILAISVLDLFKRPHDGKLVAVAVIACFFIVSSLLAEDIFDVVSYNIIAFSNMMVIVTFFGNAPSASNVLRKIGQVGLLFGAALVFSYFIQVSLLGDRLIQDPLYWNQGGYLFRITHGSIFAFQGLSQNPNVVLMPFIASFVLAYGFSLKGRGAILSLLLILAVALLSSSRGNWAIAGTFLVGVTISRPGVLLVLLSLAGVSGLALVATAPALLAGQIWSIGRKLGSSLDPRVEKWRETFELYLANPWMGTGGGGVRSALGEGAENGYLEWLAQYGFIGITVALSILAIAVCVHAKRLGWRASVPMIFLLVIAGLSNAFNSAFVHPATMLLIGLALTSLPLGQRSLHAGSVSARNMALVART
- a CDS encoding glycosyltransferase translates to MASILFIHPAWQVGGVERTNIQWAKALLLDGHSITFATTHGIEKPADVPQEISWVSVGRDSFALFRKMISFSWNFDITFVCQSYLLPRLIAGQMLNLRFAKNVILAERNAFEQYNGYGLKGAVRSLIAAAQIRSMRHVVVNSEYIRNQYPFSGKRDVKVVQNPRFDNEHDVLPDIGDRLYEPERVVFIGRWDEQKDTEFLLKFDGLCRKSGWDFLAFCGRTDLPFQRNFLQDPLQYMASEKIALLFCSKFEGYPNMLVEARAAGIPILAAHCPGGSREILAGYDNTVEFSKQNDASVVEALCKLRKTFRVRPDRDFVAKHCVQNSEIRGYVSSYLRSL
- a CDS encoding gamma-glutamylcyclotransferase family protein; this translates as MNRVDVSLFAYGTLRDREILEGVLGRAVPAAHLRDARADGWRTVYYPQRLYPALVGGGSKACGTLISGLDGTDIARLDEFEGDEYRLGPIAVTTEDGTLMAQTYFPTGEIGPNAPLWSFETWTRLHKPATIARYRAENFQ
- a CDS encoding MBL fold metallo-hydrolase is translated as MTQRDTYETAKGPLAITPIHHATFVMEWAGETIYCDPVGDTARFAGFPAPTLVILTHHHGDHLDLETLNAVLGDDTEIIAPKIVYDQLPENLIARTTQMANGELTRWHDIPIRAVAMYNTTPDRQKYHEKGVGNGYLFDFAGTTVYLASDTEPTPEMDDLGRIDIAFFPMNLPYTMTPDQVVTCIAKTAPRYVYPFHYRFPFDKPGNEPSDLTALLAEGSKTEIVERDWY
- a CDS encoding 50S ribosomal protein L21 produces the protein MFAVIKTGGKQYKVAANDLVRVEKLAGEAGDAITFENVLMVGAGADVTLGAPLVDGALVAGEVVEQFRDKKVIVFKKKRRQGYRRKNGHRQELTLVRITEILTGGAKPSGKKAAAPKKAAKTEAAKTEDKPAKAEAKPAKAEAAPAADFKDDVKLIGGVGPALEKKLAAAGITSLTQIAKWTKADVAKFDEELDFKGRIERDEWVDQAKELIAGKPPRAKADQ